TACGCTTGCTTGCCAAGCAACATCGCAATATCTGTTGTGTGGGTGATGATGATCAGTCGATCTATAGCTGGCGTGGGGCCGAAGTCACCAATATTTTGAAATTTGAAAAAGACTTTCCGGGGGCCAAGGTGATTCGGTTGGAGCGTAATTATCGCTCTACGGCGCATATTCTTGGAGCAGCATCCGGCTTGATTTCTTATAATGAGGATCGTTTAGGGAAAACTCTACATCCGCAAATCAAGGAAGATGCTATTAAGGTCCGGGTGGAAAGCCTGTGGGATGGAGAATCGGAAGCACGCTTTGTCGGTGATGAAGTCGAAGCCTTACAGCGTAAAGGTGAAAGCCTGAATGAAATTGCGATTTTGGTGCGTGCCGGTTTTCAAACCCGTGAATTTGAAGAGCGCATGATCACTCTTGGTCTGCCTTATAAGGTTGTGGGTGGTTTACGTTTTTATGAACGCGAAGAAATTCGCGATGCGCTGGCTTATCTGCGTGTGGTGGCCCAACCGAATGACAGTTTGGCCCTTGAGCGGATTATCAACAAGCCTACGCGTGGCTTTGGGGGCAAGACCAAGGGCTTGCAGACTTTGATGGAATATGCCCGCATCAATAGAGTCTCGCTTTATTCTGCAGCGGTCACTTTGGTGGAAACCGATGAGCTGACGCCCAAGGCACGTGGGTCTTTACGTGACTTGTTGATTCAGTTTGATAGCTGGCGTGCCTTAAAAGATGGACTGGATGTGGATGATCTGGTTGGGCAAATTCTGGATGAGGCCGGTTATATGGACTGGCGTGTGAATGAGGCCAAGAAAGGCAAGGATGTGAAGGCACAAGGCCGTGTCGATAACCTGAAAGAACTGGTTTCCGGTCTGGAAGAATTTGAAAGCCTCGAAGAGTTTCTGGAACATGTTTCCCTGGTGATGGAAGTGCAGGAAAAAGGCGATGATGCCAAAGTGACCATCATGACCCTTCATGCCGCCAAGGGACTGGAATTTGACAATGTCTTCCTGCCCGGTTGGGAAGAAGGCACCTTCCCCAATCAACGGGCTTTGGATGAGTCCGGCACGCGTGCGCTGGAAGAAGAACGCCGTTTGGGATATGTCGGGATTACGCGGGCGCGCAAACGTTCCATCATTTCCTATGCGTTGCGCCGTCGTGTGTTTGGTCAATATAACGACATGTTGCCATCACGCTTTGTTGATGAACTGCCTAAAGACCATATTGAAACGGGTGGGGAAACAGGCACACCGTCCGGAGATTATGGCGGGGGGAATTATGGCTTTTCAGATCGCAGCCAGCAGCGTTTCACCTATCGGGGAGAACGTGAAAGCCGAAAAGAAAAACTGATCACCATTGATGCCTATGATGTGAAGGTGTCTGATGCACCTGATGGGGGCTTTCGTAAAGGAGACCATGTGCGTCATGGCAAATTTGGCACTGGTGTTGTGCTGGCAGTTGATGGTAACAAGCTCGACATCGCCTTTTCGTCCGGTGGTCGCAAAAAGGTGATCGACAGTTTTGTTGAGAAAGTCTAGGGGCAGGACCTATTAATTTAGGGGCTGACCCTGAGAGCTAATCGCCATCCTCGCGCAGGCGGGGATCTTTATAAATAGGCAAGGAGGTTCCCGCATTCGCGAGGACGACAAAAGGTATTAAAATGTCCGATACATTGTGGCGCGTTGATTTGGCGGTAACGCCGGAACTGGCAGAAGCTTATGAATTTGCGCTGGAAGATTTTTGCGAGGCTGTGACCCAGTATCTGGATGATGACGAACTGGCCCAACGCATTGAAGCTTATAGCGAAAACCCCATTGATGAGGCTGCTCTTTTAGCTTCTGTGAAAGCCGTGGCCGACCGCAATGGCGTAGAGGCCCCTGATGTCAAAATTTCCGAGGTGGAAAATAAAGACTGGTTGGCGGAATATGCCCGCAGCTATCCCCCGCTTCAGATCGGGCGTTATTTTATCTATGGTTCTCATTTCGATGGTACGTTGCCAGCTGGGAAAATTGCCTTGAAGGTGGAAGCCGCGACGGCCTTTGGCACAGGGGAGCATGCCTCCACCAATGGGTGTTTGCAGGCCCTTGATCGTCT
This sequence is a window from Terasakiella sp. SH-1. Protein-coding genes within it:
- a CDS encoding UvrD-helicase domain-containing protein — protein: MNDPFDFSDEPYAPAETPVPQGPPPYVTTLNPEQRMAVEETDGPVLVLAGAGTGKTRVLTTRLAHILDCGLAYAGEIMAVTFTNKAAAEMKERVGDILGRPVEGWWLGTFHSLAARMVRAHAEVVGLTSNFTIIDTDDQIRLLKRIMEAEHVDEKKNPARNLMGVIQRWKDRGLTPEKVSPAEGAAYADGAAIRIYKAYQDQLKLTNACDFGDLLLHVLTIFAEEPQILEQYQRRFRYILVDEYQDTNVTQYLWLRLLAKQHRNICCVGDDDQSIYSWRGAEVTNILKFEKDFPGAKVIRLERNYRSTAHILGAASGLISYNEDRLGKTLHPQIKEDAIKVRVESLWDGESEARFVGDEVEALQRKGESLNEIAILVRAGFQTREFEERMITLGLPYKVVGGLRFYEREEIRDALAYLRVVAQPNDSLALERIINKPTRGFGGKTKGLQTLMEYARINRVSLYSAAVTLVETDELTPKARGSLRDLLIQFDSWRALKDGLDVDDLVGQILDEAGYMDWRVNEAKKGKDVKAQGRVDNLKELVSGLEEFESLEEFLEHVSLVMEVQEKGDDAKVTIMTLHAAKGLEFDNVFLPGWEEGTFPNQRALDESGTRALEEERRLGYVGITRARKRSIISYALRRRVFGQYNDMLPSRFVDELPKDHIETGGETGTPSGDYGGGNYGFSDRSQQRFTYRGERESRKEKLITIDAYDVKVSDAPDGGFRKGDHVRHGKFGTGVVLAVDGNKLDIAFSSGGRKKVIDSFVEKV